From the genome of Palaemon carinicauda isolate YSFRI2023 chromosome 6, ASM3689809v2, whole genome shotgun sequence, one region includes:
- the LOC137642668 gene encoding ribosome-binding protein 1-like: protein MVVPVKLPEDNLEPNAAPSVEPEERGTMMHKSANTLKKQNAPNVQQKKQNAPNVQQKNQNAPNVQKKNQNAPNVQKKNQNAPNVQKKNQNAPNVQKKNQNAPNVQKKNQNALNVQKKKQNANETTEGSKMKGLTPYQGNSRACGMFYCEKCNKFWFSGNSWANCYQKCKGCNGEIYPYAQFPPEKSEGSRWYIPPHPQHMCQKCKQLRRSCVDRY from the exons ATGGTTGTACCGGTAAAACTACCAGAAGATAATCTAGAACCAAATGCGGCACCTTCCGTCGAACCAGAGGAAAGAGGAACGATGATGCACAAATCTGCAAATACTTTAAAGAAGCAGAATGCCCCCAATGTTCAACAGAAGAAGCAAAATGCCCCCAATGTTCAACAGAAGAATCAGAATGCCCCCAATGTTCAAAAGAAGAATCAGAATGCCCCCAATGTTCAAAAGAAGAATCAGAATGCCCCCAATGTTCAAAAGAAGAATCAGAATGCCCCCAATGTTCAAAAGAAGAATCAGAATGCCCCCAATGTTCAAAAGAAGAATCAGAATGCCCTCAATGTTCAAAAGAAGAAGCAGAATGCAAACGAGACCACAGAAGGAAGTAAGATGAAGGGTTTGACGCCGTATCAAGGAAACAGCCGCGCCTGCGGAATGTTCTATTGCGAAAAATGCAATAAGTTCTGGTTCTCCGGCAATTCTTGGGCAAATTGCTACCAGAAATGTAAAGGATGCAACGGGGAGATTTACCCTTACGCGCAA TTTCCACCCGAGAAATCTGAAGGGTCAAGATGGTACATTCCCCCTCATCCACAGCACATGTGTCAAAAGTGCAAGCAGCTACGCCGTTCTTGTGTAGACCGTTACTAA